The following are encoded together in the Bradyrhizobium sp. CCGUVB1N3 genome:
- a CDS encoding low specificity L-threonine aldolase produces the protein MLYTPPPVDPKAPLVRINLLSDTQTRPTPAMREAIARAEVGDEQVGDDPTTNALCERVADLLGKEAAVFMPSGTMCNVTATLVHCRPGDEILAHETAHIIAREGGAHAALGGFQITQLQGPDGQFTPETFRKALHPRTRYQPTQRVVSVEQTANIGGGTIWKKAALDEIVAIAKQNGLATHMDGARLLNATVATGIAPRDMTAGWDSAWIDFSKGLGSPIGGALAGSREFIDAVWQWKQRLGGSMRQSGVCAAACIYALDHHVDRLADDHANARALARGLSQIAGIEVQEPETNLVFFKPDGTGVPGDKMVGALRQRGVMLAMMDGRIRACTHLDVTAAMIEETIGHVREIVRGA, from the coding sequence ATGCTCTATACCCCTCCCCCCGTCGATCCCAAGGCGCCGCTTGTGCGCATCAACTTGCTCTCGGACACGCAGACGCGGCCGACGCCCGCGATGCGCGAGGCGATCGCGCGTGCGGAGGTCGGCGACGAGCAGGTCGGCGACGACCCGACCACGAATGCGCTCTGCGAGCGCGTCGCGGACCTGCTCGGCAAGGAAGCCGCGGTGTTCATGCCCTCGGGGACGATGTGCAACGTCACCGCGACGCTGGTGCACTGCCGTCCCGGCGACGAGATCCTCGCGCATGAGACCGCGCATATCATCGCGCGCGAAGGTGGCGCGCATGCTGCCCTCGGCGGCTTCCAGATCACGCAGCTCCAGGGCCCCGACGGGCAGTTCACCCCTGAGACGTTCCGCAAAGCCCTTCATCCGCGCACGCGCTACCAGCCGACACAGCGGGTCGTCAGTGTTGAGCAGACCGCCAATATCGGCGGCGGCACGATCTGGAAGAAGGCGGCGCTCGACGAGATCGTCGCGATCGCGAAGCAGAACGGGCTTGCCACCCACATGGACGGCGCGCGCCTGCTCAACGCAACCGTCGCCACCGGCATCGCCCCGCGCGACATGACGGCAGGCTGGGATTCGGCCTGGATCGACTTCTCGAAGGGCCTGGGCTCGCCGATCGGCGGTGCACTCGCCGGCTCCCGCGAGTTCATCGACGCGGTCTGGCAGTGGAAGCAGCGCCTCGGCGGCTCGATGCGGCAGTCCGGCGTCTGCGCGGCCGCCTGCATCTACGCGCTCGACCACCACGTCGATCGCCTTGCGGATGACCACGCCAATGCGCGCGCGCTGGCGCGCGGGCTATCGCAGATCGCAGGCATCGAGGTGCAGGAGCCCGAGACCAATCTCGTGTTCTTCAAGCCCGACGGCACTGGCGTCCCCGGCGACAAGATGGTGGGCGCCTTGCGCCAGCGCGGCGTGATGCTTGCGATGATGGACGGCCGCATCCGCGCCTGCACGCATCTCGACGTGACGGCTGCGATGATCGAGGAAACGATCGGCCATGTGCGCGAGATCGTGCGCGGGGCGTGA
- the murI gene encoding glutamate racemase has translation MADSPTILVFDSGLGGLTVLREVVAARPEAHYVYVADDAFFPYGHHSEDEIIARVVPLVGDLITAHKPDLVVIACNTMSVSVMSHLRAAYLVPFVGTVPAIKPACAQSKTRRVSVLGTKATVKREYTQALIRDHGQGCEVTLVGSPELASLAEAALSGTTVGDGDIFEELKPCFVGNPEDATARTDTIVLACTHYPLLLDRLIKLAPWPVNWIDPAPAIARRVSDLLGPRVTDLVQCGAEIVFTSKRTHALGPALTPFFGGRVPA, from the coding sequence GTGGCAGACTCCCCGACCATATTGGTGTTCGATTCCGGCCTTGGCGGGCTCACCGTGCTGCGCGAGGTCGTCGCGGCGCGCCCCGAGGCGCACTATGTCTACGTCGCCGACGACGCCTTCTTCCCCTACGGCCATCACAGCGAAGACGAAATCATCGCCCGCGTGGTGCCGCTGGTCGGCGATCTGATCACCGCGCACAAGCCTGACCTGGTGGTGATCGCCTGCAACACCATGTCCGTTTCGGTCATGAGCCACTTGCGTGCTGCATACCTCGTGCCCTTCGTCGGCACGGTGCCGGCGATCAAGCCAGCCTGCGCACAGTCGAAGACCCGACGCGTCTCGGTGCTCGGCACCAAGGCCACCGTCAAGCGTGAGTACACCCAGGCGCTGATCCGGGATCACGGCCAGGGCTGCGAGGTGACGCTGGTCGGCTCGCCCGAACTCGCGTCGCTCGCCGAGGCTGCGCTCAGCGGCACCACGGTCGGCGACGGCGACATCTTCGAGGAGCTGAAACCCTGCTTCGTCGGAAACCCCGAGGATGCGACTGCGCGCACCGACACGATCGTGCTCGCCTGCACGCATTATCCGCTGCTGCTTGACCGGTTGATCAAGCTTGCACCTTGGCCGGTCAATTGGATCGATCCGGCCCCGGCGATCGCCCGCCGCGTTTCGGACCTGCTCGGCCCGCGCGTCACCGATCTCGTCCAGTGCGGCGCCGAAATCGTTTTCACGTCGAAGCGCACCCATGCGCTGGGCCCTGCGCTGACGCCGTTCTTCGGCGGGCGCGTCCCGGCCTGA
- a CDS encoding acyltransferase, translating into MRGTPRKISLLRRMVFDLMHASMGVPFVSLSRPLQIRPLLEARASAKVPAGWAAIFVKGFALVAKDEPILRTLYAKWPWPTFYELPKSVAMVAIARVVDGEECVVAQRIAGPDSLPLAEIDALIRHAKEAPLKDVPMVRKMMLAMRLPLPLRRLAWLIGLNFGRQRASFFGSYSVTSVAAYGGGELHAITPGPFILSYGVAESDQTINVVLRWDHRITDAAPIARVLTRLEQALNTEIAAELRGNRQAVEPKPIRAVAT; encoded by the coding sequence ATGCGCGGTACACCCAGGAAAATCTCGCTGCTGCGGCGCATGGTCTTCGACCTCATGCACGCCTCGATGGGCGTGCCCTTCGTCTCGTTGTCGCGGCCACTCCAGATCCGCCCCCTGCTCGAAGCGCGCGCCAGCGCAAAGGTGCCGGCCGGCTGGGCCGCGATCTTCGTCAAGGGCTTCGCGCTCGTCGCCAAGGACGAGCCGATCCTGCGCACCCTCTATGCCAAATGGCCGTGGCCGACCTTCTACGAGCTGCCCAAAAGCGTGGCGATGGTGGCGATCGCCCGCGTCGTGGACGGCGAGGAATGCGTGGTGGCGCAGCGGATTGCCGGCCCGGATTCCCTGCCGCTCGCCGAGATCGACGCCCTGATCCGGCATGCCAAGGAGGCCCCGCTCAAGGACGTGCCGATGGTTCGCAAGATGATGCTGGCGATGCGCCTGCCGCTGCCGCTGCGCCGGCTGGCCTGGCTGATCGGGCTCAATTTCGGCCGCCAGCGCGCCAGCTTTTTCGGCAGCTATTCGGTCACCTCGGTTGCGGCCTATGGCGGGGGCGAGCTCCACGCCATCACGCCAGGACCGTTCATCCTGAGCTATGGGGTGGCCGAGTCGGACCAGACCATCAACGTCGTCCTTCGTTGGGATCACCGGATTACCGATGCCGCCCCGATCGCCCGGGTCCTGACCCGGTTGGAACAGGCCCTGAACACTGAAATCGCTGCCGAATTGCGCGGTAACCGGCAGGCTGTGGAGCCCAAGCCGATCCGGGCTGTGGCGACGTAA
- a CDS encoding HpcH/HpaI aldolase/citrate lyase family protein has protein sequence MSATSTPLNRLRQLWREGRPAFGAIATIPSVQAVQIMARSLDWIIVDLEHGPIGLTEAHAMIAATTGTPCTPLVRIAANEPWLAKAPMDIGAFGINFPMITSREEAEKAVRSVRYPPRGDRLWGPFHAPFRWGQSMPDYMASADDEMLCMITIEHVDAVNRIDEIMATPGIDIAVIGPGDLATSINKRGQMEDPELLDLIARAEAGILKSGVPIGGVARTAEQANRLIDRGYRAIALGFDWSLFQRGIMAAFEGIRR, from the coding sequence ATGTCAGCCACATCAACGCCGCTCAATCGTCTCCGCCAGCTCTGGCGCGAAGGCCGTCCCGCCTTCGGAGCGATCGCGACCATTCCGAGCGTGCAGGCCGTGCAAATCATGGCGCGCTCGCTCGACTGGATCATCGTCGATCTCGAGCACGGACCGATCGGGCTCACTGAAGCGCATGCGATGATCGCGGCGACGACCGGCACGCCATGCACGCCGCTGGTGCGGATTGCCGCCAACGAGCCCTGGCTTGCCAAGGCCCCGATGGACATCGGCGCGTTCGGCATCAATTTCCCGATGATCACGAGCCGCGAGGAAGCCGAAAAGGCGGTGCGCAGCGTGCGCTATCCGCCACGCGGCGATCGTCTCTGGGGTCCCTTCCATGCGCCGTTCCGCTGGGGCCAGTCGATGCCCGACTACATGGCTTCAGCCGATGACGAGATGCTCTGCATGATCACCATCGAGCATGTCGACGCCGTCAACCGCATCGACGAGATCATGGCAACGCCCGGCATCGACATCGCGGTGATCGGTCCCGGCGATCTCGCCACCTCCATCAACAAGCGCGGCCAGATGGAGGACCCTGAGCTGTTGGACCTGATCGCCCGGGCCGAGGCCGGCATCCTCAAAAGCGGCGTGCCGATCGGCGGGGTGGCGCGCACCGCCGAGCAGGCCAATCGCTTGATCGACCGCGGCTACCGCGCCATCGCGCTCGGTTTCGATTGGTCGCTGTTCCAGCGCGGCATCATGGCGGCGTTCGAGGGAATCAGGCGGTAG
- the rpsD gene encoding 30S ribosomal protein S4 — protein MTKRSEAKYKIDRRMGQNIWGRPKSPVNRREYGPGQHGQRRKGKLSDFGVQLRAKQKLKGYYANISERQFHGIYVEASRLKGDTGENLIGLLERRLDAVVYRAKFVSTIFAARQFINHGHIKVNGRKVNISSYQLKVGDVIEVKEASKQLAHVLEASQLPERDTPDYLEVDHGKMTAKYARIPGLSDVPFPVQMEPHLVVEFYSR, from the coding sequence ATGACTAAGCGCAGTGAGGCGAAGTACAAGATCGATCGCCGTATGGGCCAGAACATCTGGGGCCGCCCGAAGAGCCCTGTGAATCGTCGTGAGTACGGCCCCGGCCAGCACGGCCAGCGCCGCAAGGGCAAGCTCTCCGACTTCGGCGTGCAGCTCCGCGCCAAGCAGAAGCTCAAGGGCTACTACGCCAACATTTCCGAGCGCCAGTTCCACGGCATCTATGTCGAGGCGAGCCGCCTGAAGGGCGACACCGGCGAGAACCTGATCGGCCTGTTGGAGCGCCGTCTCGACGCGGTCGTGTACCGCGCCAAGTTCGTCTCGACGATCTTCGCCGCCCGCCAGTTCATCAACCACGGCCACATCAAGGTGAACGGCCGCAAGGTCAACATCTCGAGCTACCAGCTCAAGGTCGGCGACGTGATCGAGGTCAAGGAAGCCTCCAAGCAGCTCGCCCACGTGCTCGAAGCGAGCCAGCTCCCCGAGCGTGACACCCCCGACTATCTCGAAGTCGACCACGGCAAGATGACCGCGAAATACGCGCGCATCCCCGGCCTCTCCGACGTACCGTTCCCGGTGCAGATGGAGCCGCATCTGGTCGTCGAATTCTATTCGCGCTGA